The following are from one region of the bacterium genome:
- a CDS encoding DegT/DnrJ/EryC1/StrS family aminotransferase, whose amino-acid sequence MMKPLFSRRRFLAAGAAVSAAALTTVPAAASPRSGRNAGKLALLGGPPVRTKKWSPWPIWDRNAEPDILAVLRSGVWFRGQGTRVPEFEKRYAELLGARKCLATSSGTTALITALHVLGVEAGDEVIVSPYTFIATYNVVLMLKALPVFADTDQETFTINPQKIEERITERTRALLPVHILGLPVEMDPVMEIARKHHLVVVEDACQAWLAEYKNKKCGLIGDLGCYSFQNSKHLPAGEGGAVVGNDAALVDRCHSFHNCGRAFGSFQPAGPNAVRGVNFRMQEFQAVILMSQMQRLENDTRMREENARYLSSRLQQIPGIIPYKLNPGATRAIFHLYPFRYKAESFDGVPRAKFISALEAEGIPCSSGYASQHRDGLIQEALNSESYKRLYSAERLKRYWEE is encoded by the coding sequence ATGATGAAACCGTTATTTTCCCGACGCCGTTTTCTGGCTGCCGGCGCCGCTGTCTCCGCAGCCGCGTTGACGACGGTTCCAGCCGCCGCCAGCCCCCGTTCCGGACGCAATGCCGGCAAACTGGCGCTGCTGGGCGGTCCGCCGGTGCGCACGAAAAAGTGGAGCCCATGGCCCATCTGGGACCGAAACGCGGAACCGGATATACTCGCTGTCCTGCGCAGCGGCGTCTGGTTTCGCGGCCAGGGCACACGCGTGCCCGAGTTTGAAAAGCGCTATGCTGAACTTTTGGGCGCGAGAAAATGCCTGGCCACTTCAAGCGGCACTACCGCGTTGATCACCGCTCTGCATGTGCTGGGCGTGGAGGCGGGAGACGAAGTGATCGTCTCTCCCTATACCTTTATCGCCACCTACAATGTCGTTTTAATGCTCAAGGCCCTGCCGGTTTTCGCTGATACCGATCAGGAAACCTTTACCATCAACCCGCAAAAGATTGAAGAGCGCATTACCGAGCGGACGCGTGCGCTGCTGCCGGTGCACATCCTCGGATTGCCGGTGGAGATGGATCCGGTCATGGAAATCGCCCGCAAACACCATCTAGTGGTTGTGGAGGACGCCTGTCAGGCCTGGCTGGCTGAATATAAAAATAAAAAGTGCGGTCTCATCGGCGATTTGGGCTGTTACAGCTTTCAGAATTCCAAACATTTACCTGCCGGCGAAGGCGGCGCAGTGGTGGGGAACGACGCAGCGCTTGTGGACCGGTGCCACAGCTTTCACAACTGCGGTCGGGCTTTTGGTTCCTTTCAACCGGCCGGCCCCAACGCAGTGCGCGGCGTCAACTTTCGCATGCAAGAGTTTCAGGCTGTAATCCTGATGTCGCAAATGCAGCGGCTGGAAAACGATACCCGGATGCGTGAGGAGAACGCCCGTTATCTTTCATCGCGGTTGCAGCAGATCCCCGGAATTATTCCCTATAAACTCAATCCGGGCGCTACACGCGCCATTTTCCATCTCTATCCGTTTCGCTACAAGGCGGAGTCATTCGACGGCGTGCCCCGTGCCAAGTTTATCTCCGCTCTGGAAGCGGAGGGGATCCCATGTTCTTCGGGGTATGCCTCACAGCATCGCGATGGGTTGATTCAAGAAGCCTTGAACTCGGAGAGCTACAAGCGGCTTTACTCCGCAGAACGGCTTAAACGCTACTGGGAAGAG